A window of Rosa rugosa chromosome 7, drRosRugo1.1, whole genome shotgun sequence genomic DNA:
tctttctttttaacatatatatatatatatatatatatatatatatatatatatatgaggtatTCCTCAAACTGTGGCCCAAGGCAATCACCTTGGTTGCCTTGGTCGTGGGCTGGCCCTGACTGCACTTTATTAGAAGTCTTTTGGTATAAGCTACATCTTGCATGCGTACCATAGTTGCGTGGTTAAGTGAGTTACTGGCTTTGGGATGTGATAGCTTTTATAGGTGTAATTGTTTTGCATATTCAATTTCAAGAAGTGTGCATCATTTCTCTTGTAATGGAAAGAGTCAAACAGATGTAGTACatcaatatattggctttcCTTACTTCAGATGAGAACTATAATTTGATTTTTCTTACCTCTGGAGACTAGAAGTATAATGATCGGGGTTTGTACAATGAAGAATATAGTTGCAAAGTAATGGTCATGAACATGGGCAGTTGCGCGCCATTGTAGCAGTTTTAAGGATAATCCAAGCTTCAGCCTTGAGAACGCAGATTCTAACATGTTCCTATATATtggcctttttcttttctcattattgttttggcaaATTTTCAAAGGAAAATGAATGCAGCCAGACACCTATTAGTTGACTCCGTAACACAAAATGATTCAGCAAGAGTATGATGAGCATAAGAACACTGTCGTATCTAATTAACcaaaccaaaaaacaaagcaaGAATAATTTGTCGTCTTATGTACGCAGCAAGTTTGACTTCTGCATTCGTATCCATTAATTGGCATATATATTAGCCGTCAGTGAGGTCACGATAGATGATACTTGTTTACCATCACTGTCAATACGGTAGTTTCGTTTTCATTTTCCAACACCACCAACGGTGAAGATCGATCACCCATGCATGTGCGTAAACGAATAAAGTAATTGTGAACCATTGACCTCAGAGAAAAAACTCTAATTGTCAAACTATTATGATGCATGCATGTAATTAAGAAAAACATGGGACGACTCATCCGTACTTGGCGTACTTGTCCTTGATTATTACTTCGTCATCAGATAAAGTTGGAAGATCCCATCCGTACCTTACGACGTACCAAAATCAACTCagatcctttttttcttttttctttttcttttttctttttgtgagaATGCAAAATCAACTCAGTTATAAATATATGCAGTGACAAACCAATTGATACAGCTTATACTaaactttagagagagagagagagagagagagatggccgACCAGAGGAAAGGTAGCCTTGAAGATACACCAACATGGGCTGTATCAGTATTTGCTTTGTTTATCTTCGTGCTATCCTTTATAATCGATGATGGTCTTCATCGTCTAACGAAGGTATGTGTATTATATATGCAagtctatatgtatatatgtgtgtgtgaagGTTTAGTATATATGGTGGTTATTGACATGCTCTGTTATTGGTTTTCATCAACAGTTTCTTaaaggaaggagaagaaaatccCTGAATAGGGCTTTGAAGAAGTTCAAAACAGGTAATCACAAGTCTGCTGCCAATTTTCCAGGCCTCATTCTTTATTCCacaattttttttcaatgatTTGTTTCTTTGGTAATCTCTCTACTCTGAACTCTTAACTAAGAAGTAAGAAGTCTTCATCCTGCAAATGCCTGGCCTGATTCTTTATAAACGTTGACGGTTCctctcttccaaaaaaaaaatatatatatatatatatatatatatatatatatatatatatatatatttgacaaACAGACACAGAGTCTTGCTTGTTGTAAACAGAAAAAATGTTTTTATCAATTGTTGTCAAAgtaatgtgtagtcattgtagtaatcattatATTGTTGTCAACGACAACAATTTattataaataggaaaaaagttaccacttttacatcaattgttgtgattgtggtaaaatgtgtagtcattgtagtaatcatttcattaatgataaaaacataaagatttaccactatgacaacaaatttgttgtcgtCATACTtattaaattgtctataaattagtacattagtttaggtggagtaattactacaaatagaacaaaagttacctcTTTTACATCAaatgttgtgggttgtgataaaatgtgtagtcattgtagtaataatttcactaatgataaaaatataaagattcatacatgttctattttatataatatttaccactttgaggactcatgtaaccactttgaggacacatgtggtaattagaaaaaaatccgcattaaagtaaataaggtcttcgttagagaaaagtaggttctcatttgagtaattaagtcctaaaagtggtaattgtaataggttctcattagagtaaagtagattctcatttgagtaaattaagtcctaaagtaggttctcatttgactacataatatttatttttacattaattgttgtcgttgtcgtaaaatgcatgtaaaaagaatttTATTTGGGTAAGGAAACTattaatgatataattaattggtaataaagattacttaactaatactaatttaATTACTAGGTgagaaggtttttgtttttaataaggaaaaaatgtaattttcaattgtgtaattgtccattaataacaagcattaattcactaataataaaattaattagtaatatagactattaaactaaaagtaattcggtgaacctaggatagaaggttcttttaatttttttttaaaaaggaaaaatcataattgtcaattgtcaattgataatcaaacattaattggctttattgttttcactatCCAAGGGTTAAACAAGTTACCAATTTGTTAAACATTTtgaaccattggatatattactaatccaatggtccaaaatatttaacaaaatgagggtatggcaaacaccaaggtacccaagaattTCCCCACTACTTACAGAATTCAGAACTTGGACTGATAAAGCTATTGTTTAATCCTTCAAACTTTGCTGCAATTTATGCAAAATTGAATCGCAACTCTACAAGTTTGCTTCAGAACCAGTCGATATATACATCTAAACATTTTCCCCGTAGTTCGGAACCCCGATAGGTACAGACAGAGACAGTTGTGTGGCCGCTATAAATAAAAAACCAGAGAATGAATTTAATATGTTAAACAAATTTTTATAACATGAATACCGATAGGTACAGACAGAGACAGTTGCGTGGCcactataaataaataaaaccagAGAATGAATTTAATATGTTAAACAAATTTTTATAACACGAATACGATTGGTGATTCGTTTTTTCTTTGATGTATGTTTATTCTAACAGAAATGATGCAACTGGGTTTCGTATCACTGCTTCTTACTCTGTCGGAAGTACCAATATCGAATATCTGTGTCTCTCAAGTTGTGGCAAACTCTTTTCTTCCCTGTGAATATCCCCTGGATTCAACTACTGTCTCATCAGCCGCACAACTTCCAGCTTCAAATACCAACTTCTCTAAGGAAGTCACCACTCAAACTTACTGCGAGGCAAAGGTACAACAAATGTAATTTCATAATTATTTACATTTTTTGTTGGATTATAATATTAATCACATGGTTTAAAATACCAAATATAATTATGTGCGACCTTGTGTGATGCATCACATAATACAATAAGAAAAATTGGCTTCAAAAATATCTAACAATAAAATTAAGGAAAATTCTAATATATATTGACGTATGCCATATAACTTTTTTGAAGGAAATAAATATGATTCATCGACCAAACTTAGTCAGAGCTAAAAGAGTACATACTGAAACCTACATCATCGTTTAGCAAACTGtaacatatatatgcatgtcaGTAAGGCCTGCATGACaaaaaaaatcctaacaaagagtgtaattatattttaagaaataaattaacaaaataataatatcagTAGAAACACTCCTACAACATCATCCGTTACTTTAGGTAGACTTAGCCAAGACATACATTTGTGGCACAATAACACTGCAAAGCTCCAAAGTAGATCCACTAATGAAGACAAAACTAACCAGACAATTGCAGCAGCATTAATATTGCCACCACTTCCCAAAAACTGGTAGAGATGGTGACATGCTGCCTAATGCACACATTTGTGTTACAAACATCACTTTGACTTTCAATACTTTCCTTAATGCTACCTAATCCACATAATAAATATTTAGTTGTATATTTAGCATTTGAGTTTACAtgtatttttaataaattttcattttaacattttttttctgttcttttcaaTATGGCATTCAGGGGTTGGTTTCTCTAGTGTCAAGGGAAGGAATCCTGCAGCTAAACATCTTTATAGCCGTCTTGGCAGTGTTTCATGTTCTCTACTGCATCTTAACTATGTTTCTTGGGATGGCCAAGGTATCAGAATTAAACTCCTTATACTAAATGCAATTATAGATATGATTTTACTATATCAATAGAGAACCGAAGCAACGTTCACACAGTCGCTAGTGACCAATAATTTCATGTTCATCTACTATTGAATTTGAACTGAAGGGTTGAGATCCAATGATAGTTGGTCACCTGATGATTGGGGAAACATCTTGGTAGAAAACCGATACTTAAGTATTCTGTTTCCAAATCGAAACAAAAACAATTCCTATATGATTATAAGATAACTATAACTTTTACTGATCGACTTGCATCTAAAAATTATTTGTGATATATACAGATGAGAAAATGGAATGAATGGGAGGATGAAACTCAGACACTAAATTATCAGATTCTTAATGGTAGGTCATGCTTCTATTTGTTCACTATAATCTTCAGTCACTTACTCACTTTTGATGCGAGATGTTGGATGCACATCTTTTTGCAAATGTGACTACTTGTGATTGTGAAGGATTAATTATTTCCAGTATCGAACTAAAATGGCACAAATATGGTACTTCACTATGAAACTGGTCTGCATCTTTGGCACCAATGTATGATAAACTTTTTTGAATTGTGTATAGATCCAAGGAGGTTCCAGCACACCCATCAAACTCCTTTTGGGAAACGACATCTAAAGATCTGGAGTAAACACCCTCTCCTGCTATGGCCTGTAAGTTAAAATTGCATATATTAAACTCACAGGAACTACTCCTATGAGTGAGATTTGGAGAACTAATTTGTTGTATTGAAGGGAGATACGAAATTGTACTTTAATTTGTTGTTAAATAATAAATATACATGAGCTTTATTGACTTGACTTCTATTAATTTTCACTCTTCATGATTTATGTTAGGTTTGTTTTGCTCGGCAGTTTGGTGGCTCAGTATCAAAAGTAGATTACATGACTCTGCGAAATGGTTTCATTGTGGTAAGCAAAATATGCAAATGTCGTTTACTCGTTGCAAATAGTACATTTTCGTCAACGTATTTCTGCATAAATTTTTATTAGTGATAGACTAGCTAGTTCGTTACATAAATAGATCAACTTCCTATAGTAATAGAGATATGGCGTTGTCTACTATTCTGGAAAGTAAGTCTAGCTACCACTACAAAAAGCTAGTCTGCTATTACCTAAAAACAATGTGTCAATACATTAGTATCAACTTCCATCCGCCATCCCGTTTACTTATAATTTGTAATATTTCAAATTAATTTAGAATCACACAAGCTAGCTCCAACAATCTATTATTCATTGATGTATCGGAAAATGTATTGAAATCTGTGCGTGTGTATGAGTGTGATCAAGTTCTGATCTCTCTTGTTTATTTGGTTCCCCAGGCCAACATCAAAGAAGGTAGCAGCTTCAATTTCCTGAACTTCCTTGCTAGAGCTTTCGATGACGATTTTGAGCAAGTGGTTGGAATCAAGTAAGCTATTGATGTTTAATTGATATTTACATGCAGGAGTTTATTGATGCACCCCACATTTGTAATAAGTAGAATTAATGATGATATTTATCACTCTCTTGTAGGTTTTGGATTTGGATCTTTTCAATTCTATTCATTTTTTTCAATGCTCATGGTAAGACGCTTACTTATcagatattttatttttgtaattcTCAGTAaatttctcagaaaaaaaaaagaaaaagaaatatatgTAACGATCGAGTCACTATTTTTTTGCAGTGTTCTACAACTATTATTGGCTACCATTCATTCCCTTACTGGTACAGTCTAGTGCCCTACACAATTTTATCACGTTTATTTAAGATTACGTAAACCTTATTCTAGATTAATAACATCTGGTGTCATTTCTTTAATCAAGATTGTTCTACTCGTGGGAACAAAGCTGCAAGTCGTGATAACTAAAATGTGCGCGGAGAGTTGTAAGAAGAATCCTGTGATTCGCGGAAGCTTTAAGGTGGAGCTCAATAATGATTTATTCTGGTTTGGTCAACCCCATTGGCTTCTTCATCTCCTACAGTTTGTCCTAATCCAGGtagctatatatatagataaCTGTGGGTTTTTTACACATGCATGGTTAAAAAAGTGTTTTGTTTCTAGTTATCAGAAATCTAATTCAGTTAAAATGGTTTGCAGAACTCGTTTCAGCTGGCTTTCTTGACCTGGAGTTGGGTAGGTATCAACTCATATAAGTTAATTGGCAAAATCAATCAAGTAATTTGAACCTACATCCTAAAGTTTGCTGATCGATCCCATGAATTGGCAACTATGTACAGATTGAGTATGGCCAAAGTTCATGCTTTAATCGAAGAACAAAAGATGTTATCATAAAGAGTACTATGGGAATTTTTGTGCAGTTGATTTGTGGTTATGTAACCCTCCCTCTTTATGCACTGGTTAACCAGGTAGTGACTTGTGCCTCCCCCTTCAGAAAGATAATAATAGCAATAGacatttttgtttatgttttgtttcTTAATCAAATGGTTCCTCATATATGTATAGATGGGGTCTGGCATGAGGAAAGCAGTATTTACCGAGCTCGTAGTTGATGGCCTAAAAAACTGGCACAAGAATGCAAGACACAGACTATCGAAGAATGGATCCACTACTTCAAGGAAATCATCAAATTCTGCACATTTTTATTCAACAGATGACTCCTCAATTCTAGACAATGAATGTAGCTACAAAACTCCTAATCCTACCATCGTGAGAAGCTCTTCTTCTACCTCCGAGATAATTGAAGAGCAGGTTCCACCCGGTTTAACTCCGAAGAATGGATCCAGTACTTCAAAATCATCAAATTATGCACAATTTTATTCAACTGATGACTCCTCAATTCCAGACAATGAATGTAGCTACAAAACTCCTCATCCCACCATCGTGAGAAGCTCTTCTTCTACCTCCGAAATAATTGAAGAGCACGTTCCACCCGGTTTAACTCCAAACCTGGATACTACAAGTTTACCAACTCAAGAAATCACCAGAGACGAAGAGAAACCCAACATCATCAACAAAATAATCTATGACGGTGAGATCTCATTTGGGAGTAGTTGGAAATTAAAGCTGGAGAGCATTAGCAAGAGAAGTGGAGAAATCACTTCAATAATTGAAGAAGAAGTTAACTTCGATCAGTGATAAGTAAAAACCGCTCAAGGCTTTACAGTATCACCGATAAGTAGAAATCACTTTAATAAGTAGCCTCTCTCTCATACCTACTTATGGCTTACACACCGTCAGATTCTGTGTGTATGCCCTACATATGCGTGTGTATATAGCAGAAATTCCGTAAGTAGTTTCGCAATTAGTTTAGAagtttattgatttttttttttaaattaagagAATAAAATTGTCAAATATTATGGTGGAGATAGTTGCAACATATAACTCATATATATAAGTACGTCAGAAAAACCATTGTGGTTTGTTCTTTACCAAAATTTAAAATGTAAGAGACAAAAACGTGATCTCAACTAAAATGCTATCCCAAAATACATATCCTATGGGTACTATGTACATATAACTGTGGTGAATAAGCAAAATTAAGATCTTCAGCTTCCTCTTGATAGCCATGGCACATCAGaaaagctagggtttgaagaATAAGTGAAGAACTTGGGAGAAgacgaaagagagagaaacacaCCAGATTTTCTATTTCACAAAACTTTCATTTCTTACAGAAATCAGAGACTGTTTCGCTATTTATACAATCCAAGTGAGCTAACTACACGTAACCAACTAATTACAAACTAATTCGCATGACTAACTAATTAGTAACAGATGAAGTAATTAGTTAGCTTAATAGCTGGAAGCAGCTGGCATAAGAGACGTGTCCCAACAACCTTTAGAAACTTCTAGAGTCAATTACCAACTAACACCCCTCCTCAAGCTCAGCTAGGGTTACTAGTCTGAGATTGACACAATGTGTTCGAAAGATTGGTGAAGGCAATCCTTTTGTCAAGATATCTGCAGTTTGTTCTGTGGTAGACACATATTCAAGACAGAGATCATTATGTTGCACACGTTCACGAACAAAATGAAAGTCATTGTCCAAGTGCTTGATCTTAGAATGAAACACAGGATTAGATGCCAAGGCCAAGGCGGACAGATTATCACACTAGCACGAGGAATCTTAACTTTCAAATCACACAACAAGTGTCTGAGCCGACTAATCTCAGCAGCAGTGTTAGCTAAACTCCTGTATTCAGACTCAGTGGAGCTGCGTGATACACTACCTTGCTTCTTGGACTGCCAAGATACTGGACACAAGCCAAGataaacaacaaacccagtaGTAGAACGCCTTTGTATTATTtcaccagcccaatcagcatcacaaAAGGCATTAACACACACAGCATTATTCAAGGCACCACTAGAACTATAGAACAACCCTTTATGCAAAGATCCCTGCAAATATCTCAAAATTCTTTTAACTGTAGCAAAATGAATATCTGTGGggtttgtcatgaactgacaaACAGTATTGACTGCATATGCCATATCTGGTCGTGTGAATGTCAAATACTGTAAGGCACCTACAATGCTTCTATACATAGTAGGATCTTTGAGAGGAGTACCTTGATCTTTTGTCATTTGATAGTGAGGAAGACAAGGTGAGCTGCAGGCTTTGATGGTATCCATTCCTGTCTTTGCAAGCAAATCTTTAGCATATTTAGTTTGACTCAAGAATATGCCTTGTTGAACTTTGGTTACCTCCAGTCCAAGAAAATAGGATAAGGCACCGAGATCTTTCATGTCAAATACCATACTTAGCTCAGAGATAACCTCATGAATACCTGCAGTATCAGATCCTGTAATTACaatatcatctacatacaaTAGCAAGGCTATCATTCCTCCTGCAGTATGTCTAATAAAGAGACTTGGATCAGAATGAGAAAAAGTAAATCCCAGACTTGGTAGGAAACTAGTAAACTTCTCATTCCATGCTCTTGGAGCTTGCTTTAAACCATAGAGTGATTTTCTCAACAAGCATACATAATCAGGATGCATAGAGTCGACAAAACCTTGTGGTTGAGCCATATACACCTCTTCCTTTAAGTCTCCATGTAAGAAGGCATTTTTAACATCCAACTGTCTCAACTCCCAATTGTTCATGGCAGCAAGAGCCAATATAACTCTCACAGTGCTATGTCTCACAACAGGACTGAAGGTCTCATCATAATCTAGACCTTTGGTTTGACTAAAGCCTTGAGCTACCAACCTAGCTTTATATCTTGACACAGATCCATCTGGATTTTTCTTAACTTTATATATCCCTTTGCTGCCAACTACATTTCTGTTCTTTGGACATGGAACTAAAGACCAAGTACCTTGCTTATTTAAGGCTTCAATCTCCTCCAACATAGCTTGATCCCATTCAGATTTGCCAGAAGCTGCCTTGAAAGATCTAGGTTCCACAACATCACTAATGTCAGACACAGTAGTGAAACCACTAAAGAAAGGATATTCATCATATAGTTTCTATTGTGCAACAGCAGAAAAACAATAGAAGTCTTCAAACGTTTTCTGCTTAACAATTCCATTCTTAGCTCTAGTCATCATAGAGTGATCATTGTAATTCTGATTCACAATAAAGTCAAGCTCTTGAGGAAGATTTTCAGTAGTAATATTGCCACCAAATTGTAAGGCATTATTCTCATTTGCATTAAGACCACCAATTGAAGAATTATTCTGCTCAGCAATTCCTGCTTCAGGAATACCACTATTTTCATCACTACTCACCTCATTCTGCATATTAGCTTGATCACCATTAACTTGATCATCATTTGTGTCACCACTAATGTTCACCTCATTGCCAGTTTCATTATGCAGATCATTTTGATCATTTGAAGCACCATTAACCTCATCAAAGTAGTTCCCATCATTACTCATATCATCACTTGCATTACCTATTGCACCACCACTCGAATTACCTAAACTACTACTATCACCATTGTCCCCCTCCAACTCAGTAGGGACCTCACTGAGTGGACAAGGAGAATGAAGACCAGGCATCTGTGGGGGAAGAGTAGTAAAGGTGGCAGATGAGGGAAAGAAGGTGGTAGGATTAGGTGGGTGTGACACAGGGTGAGGAGAAGACAAGAAGGGAAAACTGGTTTCATCATGAATTACATGTCTAGACATCCAGAGTTTATTGTGAGGAACACTGTAACAGAAAACACCTTTGTATCCTAGTGCATATCCCAAGAACACACACTTGGTAGTTCTGGGATCTAACTTATCATGATTGTAGGGTCTAAGATATGGATAACATGATGAACCAAAAATTTTAAGCTGAGAGATATCTGGAACTTTATGGAACACAAGTTCATAGGGTGAAGTCATATTCAATGATTTACAAGGCATTCTGTTGAT
This region includes:
- the LOC133723527 gene encoding MLO-like protein 12 — translated: MADQRKGSLEDTPTWAVSVFALFIFVLSFIIDDGLHRLTKFLKGRRRKSLNRALKKFKTEMMQLGFVSLLLTLSEVPISNICVSQVVANSFLPCEYPLDSTTVSSAAQLPASNTNFSKEVTTQTYCEAKGLVSLVSREGILQLNIFIAVLAVFHVLYCILTMFLGMAKMRKWNEWEDETQTLNYQILNDPRRFQHTHQTPFGKRHLKIWSKHPLLLWPVCFARQFGGSVSKVDYMTLRNGFIVANIKEGSSFNFLNFLARAFDDDFEQVVGIKFWIWIFSILFIFFNAHVFYNYYWLPFIPLLIVLLVGTKLQVVITKMCAESCKKNPVIRGSFKVELNNDLFWFGQPHWLLHLLQFVLIQNSFQLAFLTWSWIEYGQSSCFNRRTKDVIIKSTMGIFVQLICGYVTLPLYALVNQMGSGMRKAVFTELVVDGLKNWHKNARHRLSKNGSTTSRKSSNSAHFYSTDDSSILDNECSYKTPNPTIVRSSSSTSEIIEEQVPPGLTPKNGSSTSKSSNYAQFYSTDDSSIPDNECSYKTPHPTIVRSSSSTSEIIEEHVPPGLTPNLDTTSLPTQEITRDEEKPNIINKIIYDGEISFGSSWKLKLESISKRSGEITSIIEEEVNFDQ